In Natronomonas halophila, one DNA window encodes the following:
- the paaE gene encoding 1,2-phenylacetyl-CoA epoxidase subunit PaaE: MRGRPDPSTETDDDADPAECPYCGSADTEREHPKGPSLCRSMHYCNECGEPFEAFG; this comes from the coding sequence ATGAGGGGACGACCGGACCCCTCGACGGAGACCGACGACGATGCCGACCCCGCCGAGTGTCCCTACTGTGGGTCGGCGGATACCGAGCGCGAACATCCGAAGGGGCCGTCGCTGTGTCGGTCGATGCATTACTGCAACGAGTGCGGGGAACCCTTCGAAGCCTTCGGGTAG
- a CDS encoding DUF7553 family protein — protein MSREDHLEDAADALRQASDAADGEAAERLTKKADSFEEAAAEAKTLDHGTLARHEHGLREVSDDEGGAVADHVDDALEAITEYRSTVEGV, from the coding sequence ATGTCCCGAGAAGACCACCTCGAAGACGCGGCGGACGCGCTCCGGCAAGCAAGCGATGCGGCGGACGGCGAGGCGGCCGAACGCCTGACGAAGAAAGCCGACAGCTTCGAAGAGGCAGCCGCAGAGGCCAAGACCCTCGACCACGGCACGCTCGCACGTCACGAACACGGCCTGCGAGAAGTCTCCGATGACGAAGGCGGTGCCGTGGCCGACCACGTCGACGATGCGCTCGAAGCGATTACCGAGTACCGGTCGACGGTCGAAGGCGTCTAA
- the paaD gene encoding 1,2-phenylacetyl-CoA epoxidase subunit PaaD, whose amino-acid sequence MSEPTDFDATGDIEGADSPSYCAYTEYEHGVDPEDLPATGEGAEGVEADVFEELYEVEDPEMPISVVDLGLIYGVAVEDGHATVTMTLTYTGCPARDYLQEDVRQAAERAEGVDSAEVELVWSPEWNLELVTEAGKNDLREFGVSV is encoded by the coding sequence ATGTCTGAACCCACTGACTTCGACGCAACCGGGGATATCGAAGGTGCCGACAGTCCCTCCTATTGCGCGTACACGGAGTACGAACACGGCGTCGACCCCGAAGACCTGCCGGCAACCGGCGAGGGCGCGGAGGGTGTCGAGGCCGACGTTTTCGAGGAACTCTACGAGGTTGAAGACCCCGAGATGCCCATCTCCGTCGTCGATTTGGGGCTCATCTACGGCGTCGCTGTCGAGGACGGCCACGCGACGGTGACGATGACGCTGACCTACACCGGGTGTCCTGCGCGTGACTACCTACAGGAGGACGTTCGGCAGGCCGCAGAACGCGCGGAGGGCGTCGACTCCGCCGAGGTCGAACTCGTCTGGAGTCCCGAGTGGAACCTTGAGTTGGTGACCGAGGCCGGTAAGAACGACCTGCGGGAGTTCGGGGTGAGCGTATGA